One Camelus ferus isolate YT-003-E chromosome 27, BCGSAC_Cfer_1.0, whole genome shotgun sequence DNA window includes the following coding sequences:
- the CSK gene encoding tyrosine-protein kinase CSK: MSAIQATWPSGTECIAKYNFHGTAEQDLPFCKGDVLTIVAVTKDPNWYKAKNKVGREGIIPANYVQKREGVKAGTKLSLMPWFHGKITREQAERLLCPPETGLFLVRESTNYPGDYTLCVSCDGKVEHYRIMYHASKLSIDEEVYFENLMQLVEHYTSDADGLCTRLIKPKVMEGTVAAQDEFFRSGWALSMKDLKLLQTIGKGEFGDVMLGDYRGNKVAVKCIKNDATAQAFLAEASVMTQLRHSNLVQLLGVIVEEKGGLYIVTEYMAKGSLVDYLRSRGRSVLGGDCLLKFSLDVCEAMEYLEGNNFVHRDLAARNVLVSEDNVAKVSDFGLTKEASSTQDTGKLPVKWTAPEALREKRFSTKSDVWSFGILLWEIYSFGRVPYPRIPLKDVVPRVEKGYKMDAPDGCPPAVYEVMKNCWHLDSATRPSFLQLREQLEHIKTHELHL; this comes from the exons ATGTCGGCAATACAG GCCACCTGGCCATCCGGTACAGAATGTATTGCCAAGTACAACTTTCACGGCACTGCTGAACAGGACCTTCCCTTCTGCAAAGGAGATGTGCTCACCATTGTGGCCGTCACCAAG GACCCCAACTGGTACAAAGCTAAGAACAAGGTGGGCCGTGAGGGCATCATCCCAGCCAACTACGTCCAGAAGCGGGAGGGCGTGAAGGCAGGCACCAAGCTCAGCCTCATGCC CTGGTTCCATGGCAAGATCACACGGGAGCAGGCAGAACGGCTCCTGTGCCCACCAGAGACAGGCCTGTTCCTGGTGCGGGAGAGCACCAACTACCCCGGGGACTACACGCTGTGCGTGAGCTGCGACGGCAAGGTGGAGCACTACCGCATCATGTACCACGCCAGCAAGCTCAGCATCGACGAGGAGGTGTACTTCGAGAACCTCATGCAGCTGGTGGAG cACTACACCTCGGATGCAGATGGACTCTGTACTCGCCTCATCAAGCCAAAAGTCATGGAGGGCACAGTGGCAGCCCAGGATGAGTTCTTCCGCA gcgGCTGGGCACTGAGCATGAAGGACCTGAAGCTGCTGCAGACCATTGGAAAGGGGGAGTTTGGAG ACGTGATGCTTGGTGACTACCGAGGGAACAAAGTCGCTGTCAAGTGCATTAAGAATGATGCCACTGCCCAAGCCTTCTTGGCTGAAGCCTCAGTCATGAC gcaaCTTCGGCATAGCAACCTGGTACAGCTCCTGGGCGTGATCGTGGAGGAGAAGGGCGGGCTCTACATTGTCACAGAGTACATGGCCAAG GGGAGCCTGGTGGACTACCTGCGGTCTCGAGGCCGGTCAGTGCTAGGCGGAGACTGTCTTCTCAAGTTCTCACT AGACGTCTGTGAGGCCATGGAATACCTGGAGGGCAACAACTTCGTGCACCGGGACCTGGCTGCCCGCAACGTGCTGGTGTCTGAGGACAATGTGGCCAAGGTCAGTGACTTTGGCCTCACCAAGGAAGCTTCCAGCACCCAGGACACGGGCAAGCTGCCGGTCAAGTGGACAGCACCTGAGGCCCTGAGAGAGAAG AGGTTCTCCACCAAGTCTGACGTTTGGAGTTTTGGAATCCTTCTCTGGGAAATCTACTCCTTTGGGCGAGTGCCTTATCCAAGAATT CCCCTGAAGGACGTCGTCCCTCGGGTGGAGAAGGGCTACAAGATGGACGCCCCCGACGGATGCCCACCTGCAGTCTACGAGGTCATGAAGAACTGCTGGCACCTGGACTCTGCCACGCGGCCCTCCTTCCTGCAGCTCCGCGAGCAGCTCGAGCACATCAAAACGCATGAGCTGCACCTGTGA
- the ULK3 gene encoding serine/threonine-protein kinase ULK3 — MAGPAWGPPRLDGFILTERLGSGTYATVYKAYAKKDTREVVAIKCVAKKSLNKASVENLLTEIEILKGIRHPHIVQLKDFQWDSDNIYLIMEFCAGGDLSRFIHTRRILPEKVARVFMQQLASALQFLHERNISHLDLKPQNILLSSLEKPHLKLADFGFAQHMSPWDEKHVLRGSPLYMAPEMVCQRQYDARVDLWSVGVILYEALFGQPPFASRSFSELEEKIRSNRVIELPLRPPLSQDCRDLLQRLLERDPSRRISFQDFFAHPWVDLEHMPSGESLARATALVVQAVKKDQEGDAAAALSLYCKALDFFVPALHYEVDAQRKDAIKEKVGQYVSRAEELKAIVSSSNRALLRQGTSARDLLREMARDKPRLLAALELASAAMAKEEEADGEQDALALYQHSLGELLLLLAAEPPGRRRELLHTEVQNLMARAEYLKEQVKMKESHWEAETLEKEGLSESVRSSCTLQ, encoded by the exons ATGGCGGGGCCCGCCTGGGGCCCCCCGCGGCTGGACGGCTTCATCCTCACCGAGCGCCTGGGCAGTGGCACGTACGCCACGGTGTACAAGGCCTATGCCAAG AAGGACACTCGCGAGGTGGTAGCCATAAAGTGTGTGGCCAAGAAGAGTCTGAACAAGGCATCCGTGGAAAACCTCTTGACAGAGATAGAAATCCTCAAGGGCATTCGACACCCCCACATTGTACAGCTGAAAGACTTCCAG TGGGACAGCGACAACATCTACCTCATCATGGAGTTCTGCGCGGGAGGTGATCTGTCTCGCTTCATCCACACCCGCAGGATTCTGCCCGAGAAGGTGGCTCGTGTCTTCATGCAGCAGTTGG CTAGTGCCCTGCAGTTCCTACATGAACGGAACATTTCTCACCTGGATCTGAAGCCACAGAACATTCTGCTGAGCTCCTTGGAGAAGCCCCACCTTAAACTGGCAG ACTTCGGCTTTGCACAGCACATGTCCCCCTGGGATGAGAAGCATGTGCTCCGTGGCTCACCCCTCTACATGGCCCCCGAGATGGTGTGTCAGCGGCAGTATGATGCCCGTGTGGATCTCTGGTCTGTGGGGGTCATCCTATACG AAGCCCTCTTCGGGCAGCCCCCCTTTGCCTCCAGGTCGTTCTCGGAGCTGGAAGAGAAGATCCGGAGCAACCGGGTAATTGAG ctccccctgCGGCCCCCGCTCTCCCAGGACTGCCGGGACCTGCTGCAGCGGCTCTTGGAGCGGGACCCCAGCCGTCGCATCTCCTTCCAGGATTTCTTTGCCCACCCCTGGGTGGACCTGGAGCACATGCCCAGTGGGGAGAGCCTGGCACGAGCA ACCGCCCTGGTGGTGCAGGCAGTGAAGAAGGACCAGGAGGGGGACGCCGCGGCCGCCTTATCTCTCTACTGCAAGGCTCTGGACTTCTTCGTGCCTGCCCTGCACT ATGAAGTGGATGCCCAGCGGAAGGATGCAATTAAGGAAAAG GTGGGGCAGTACGTGTCCAGGGCCGAGGAGCTCAAGGCCATCGTCTCTTCCTCCAATCGGGCCCTGCTGAGGCAGGGGACCTCTGCCCGAGACCTGCTCAGAG AGATGGCCCGGGACAAGCCGCGCCTCCTGGCTGCTTTGGAATTGGCTTCAGCTGCCATGGCCAAG gaggaagaggctgaTGGGGAGCAGGACGCGCTGGCCCTGTACCAGCACAGCCTtggggagctgctgctgctgctggcag cggAACCCCCCGGCCGGAGGCGGGAGCTGCTTCACACTGAG GTTCAGAATCTCATGGCTCGAGCTGAATACCTGAAGGAGCAGGTCAAG ATGAAGGAGTCTCACTGGGAAGCTGAGACCCTGGAGAAAGAAGGGCTGTCAGAGTCTGTTCGGAGCT CTTGTACCCTGCAATGA
- the CPLX3 gene encoding complexin-3: MAFMVKTMVGGQLKNLTGSLGGGEDKGDGDKSAAEAQGMSREEYEEYQKQLVEEKMERDAQFTQRKAERATLRSHFRDKYRLPKNETDESQIQMAGGDVELPRELAKMIEEDTEEEEERASVLGQLASLPGLDLGSLKDKAQTTLGDLKQSAEKCHIM; encoded by the exons ATGGCATTCATGGTGAAGACCATGGTGGGCGGCCAGCTGAAGAACCTCACTGGGAGCCTAGGGGGCGGCGAGGACAAAGGGGACGGGGACAAGTCGGCCGCCGAAGCGCAGGGCATGAGCCGAGAGGAGTATGAGGAGTATCAGAAGCAACTGGTGGAAGAGAA AATGGAGCGGGATGCGCAGTTCACACAGAGGAAGGCTGAGCGGGCCACACTGCGGAGTCACTTCCGAGACAAATACCGGCTGCCCAAG aACGAGACAGATGAGAGCCAGATCCAGATGGCAGGTGGAGACGTGGAGCTGCCCCGGGAGCTGGCCAAGATGATTGAGgaggacacagaggaggaggaggagagggcctCAGTCCTTGGGCAGCTGGCCAGCCTCCCTGGCTTGGACCTCGGCTCACTCAAGGACAAGGCCCAGACCACACTGGGGGACCTCAAGCAATCAGCTGAAAAGTGCCACATCATGTGA
- the LMAN1L gene encoding LOW QUALITY PROTEIN: protein ERGIC-53-like (The sequence of the model RefSeq protein was modified relative to this genomic sequence to represent the inferred CDS: substituted 1 base at 1 genomic stop codon), producing MLVVLGLDPRLCLLLSLLNLCSPEGGHPPPRRRFEYKLSFKGPRLALPGAGIPFWSHHGDAIPGLEEVRLAPSMRNRSGAVWSRTPVLFSAWEVDMQMRVTGPGRRGAQGMAVWYTQGRGQVGSVLGALASGDGIGILFDSLAEDVQNSPAIRVLAGDGHTLYEPLGXGPAVRVLGSCHRDFRNRPYPFRARITYWGQRLRVSFNSGLTPSDPDEVCVDVGPLLLAPGGFFGVSAATSTLADDHDVLSFLTFSLSEPGPEPPLQPFLEAEHLRLARQLKGLQARLALGTKEDMIPKLNSEVQEEGERIFDLEETLDRHRQILQALQGLSKQLAQAKKQWKKQLGSPGQARLEGAWDSAKVSALLHGQRTLLQDLQEMRHAAAHMASRAQVFYLPVGTKHHFLELAQTLSLLQKDLRAPAKPAAKDTYLHGRPPGVSSCLQPGFFLFILLIQTVGFFCYVHFSKQELDKNLLDYLSTGSFPLSPAPQIPKALGVLRRQPPSPSIHA from the exons ATGCTGGTGGTCCTTGGCCTGGATCCCCggctctgccttctcctctcgCTCCTGAACCTCTGCAGCCCTGAGGGGGGCCATCCTCCTCCTCGGCGAAGGTTTGAGTACAAGCTCAGCTTCAAAGGACCAAGACTGGCATTGCCTGGGGCTGGAATACCCTTCTGGAGCCATCATGGAG ATGCCATCCCGGGCCTGGAGGAGGTGCGGCTGGCCCCATCCATGCGGAACCGGAGTGGCGCCGTGTGGAGCAGGACCCCtgtcctcttctctgcctgggaGGTGGATATGCAGATGAGGGTGACCGGGCCAGGGCGCCGGGGAGCCCAGGGCATG GCTGTGTGGTATACCCAGGGCAGGGGCCAAGTAGGCTCTGTCCTGGGGGCGTTGGCCTCGGGGGACGGCATCGGGATCCTCTTCGACTCCTTGGCCGAGGATGTCCAG AATAGCCCCGCCATCCGTGTGCTGGCCGGTGATGGGCACACCCTCTATGAGCCACTTGGGTAAGGTCCT GCAGTCCGGGTGCTGGGTTCCTGCCACCGGGACTTCCGGAACCGGCCATACCCCTTCAGAGCACGAATCACCTACTGGGGGCAGAGGCTGCGT GTGTCCTTCAACAGCGGCCTCACTCCCAGCGACCCGGATGAGGTCTGTGTCGACGTGGGGCCCCTGCTTTTGGCCCCTGGAGGTTTCTTTGGGGTCTCGGCAGCCACTAGCACCCTGGCAG ATGACCATGATGTCCTGTCCTTCCTGACCTTCAGTCTGAGTGAGCCAGGTCCAGAG cctcccctgcagcccttcCTGGAGGCGGAGCATCTCCGCCTGGCAAGGCAGCTGAAAGGACTGCAGGCAAGGCTGGCCCTGGGCACCAAGGAGGACATGATTCCAAAGCTGAACTCTGAAGTCCAGGAAGAGG GGGAAAGGATCTTTGACCTGGAGGAGACACTGGACAGACACAGACAGATCCTGCAGGCTCTCCAGGGTCTCTCCAAGCAACTGGCCCAGGCTAAGAAGCAATGGAAGAAGCAACtggggtccccaggccaggccaggcttgAGGGAGCCTGG GACTCAGCCAAGGTCAGTGCCCTACTCCATGGACAGCGGACTCTGCTCCAGGACCTGCAAGAGATGAG GCATGCAGCTGCTCACATGGCCTCAAGAGCCCAAGTCTTCTACCTGCCTGTGGGCACCAAGCATCACTTCTTAGAGCTGGCCCAGACCCTGAGCCTCCTGCAGAAGGACCTTCGGGCCCCGGCt AAACCAGCAGCCAAGGATACCTACCTACATGGCCGGCCCCCAGGGGTCTCCTCGTGCCTGCAGCCTGGCTTCTTCCTGTTCATCCTCCTCATCCAGACTGTAGGCTTCTTCTGCTATGTACACTTCAG CAAGCAGGAGCTGGACAAGAACCTTCTGGACTATCTGTCCACAGGAAGCTTTCCTCTGAGTCCTGCACCACAAATCCCTAAGGCCCTGGGGGTTCTGAGgaggcagcccccctcccccagcatacATGCATAA